In one Polaribacter sp. ALD11 genomic region, the following are encoded:
- a CDS encoding DUF5687 family protein, with the protein MTLRFLKLEWKQFFRSASFGKGIAIKIIMGFLALYFIVSFLAVGVGGYYLLKKEFPETDPLQLVNSYLLYAVLGDLIFRYLMQKLPIINIKPLLILPIKRSKLVHYVLTKSSFSFFNILGLFFYIPFAIVLIKEGCNVAGVLGWLFAVILMIQSVNFLNFLINKNNIALGAIVVILVSLIGLQKLGIYDVTAFGGQVFDAVYANPMFSLIGVAILAILYNLNYKQLRSLVYLDEAVSQKVEEATSADLSFADKLGDVAPFIKNDMRLIWRNKRTKTVFLMSFLFLFYGLVFFTQKSLSEVPAMLMFASLFITGGFALNYGQFIPAWDSAHYKMLMSQSFKYRKFLESKWILMVVMTSFLYLLSFPYLYFGLDIFLMITAGAIFNIGFNSLFLLYAGSFNRKRIDLNKSGFGNTQGTSATQFLIIIPLMLLPMLLFWVFDKFVGGNSGYIVVAAIGVIGLLCKKYALNFIERKYIENKYVMINAFGKEA; encoded by the coding sequence ATGACTTTACGCTTTTTAAAATTAGAATGGAAGCAATTTTTTCGTTCTGCATCTTTTGGAAAAGGCATTGCTATAAAAATAATTATGGGCTTTTTAGCACTTTATTTTATAGTTTCCTTTTTAGCAGTTGGTGTTGGTGGCTATTATCTTTTAAAGAAAGAATTTCCAGAAACAGACCCGTTACAACTTGTAAATTCTTATTTATTATATGCAGTTTTAGGAGATTTAATTTTTAGATATTTAATGCAGAAGTTACCAATAATAAATATTAAACCATTATTAATACTACCAATTAAGAGAAGTAAGCTCGTACATTATGTATTGACAAAATCTTCATTTTCTTTCTTTAATATTTTAGGATTATTTTTCTACATTCCTTTTGCAATTGTTTTAATTAAAGAAGGTTGCAACGTAGCAGGTGTTTTAGGTTGGTTATTTGCTGTTATTTTGATGATTCAATCTGTAAATTTCTTGAACTTTTTAATCAATAAAAACAATATTGCTTTAGGTGCAATTGTGGTTATTTTAGTTTCGTTAATTGGTTTGCAAAAGCTTGGTATTTATGATGTAACTGCATTTGGTGGGCAAGTCTTTGACGCTGTATATGCAAATCCTATGTTTTCTTTAATTGGCGTTGCCATTTTAGCAATCTTATATAATTTAAACTATAAGCAATTAAGAAGCCTTGTTTATTTAGACGAAGCCGTTTCTCAAAAAGTAGAAGAAGCAACTTCGGCAGATTTATCTTTTGCCGATAAATTAGGAGACGTAGCGCCGTTTATAAAAAATGATATGCGTTTAATTTGGAGAAATAAAAGAACAAAAACAGTTTTTTTAATGTCGTTTTTATTTCTTTTTTATGGCTTAGTATTCTTTACGCAGAAATCTCTAAGTGAAGTGCCAGCAATGTTAATGTTTGCATCCTTATTTATTACCGGTGGTTTTGCGTTAAATTATGGTCAGTTTATTCCTGCCTGGGACAGCGCGCACTATAAGATGTTAATGAGTCAGAGTTTTAAATACAGAAAATTCTTAGAATCTAAATGGATTTTAATGGTGGTGATGACTTCCTTTTTATATTTATTAAGTTTCCCTTATTTATATTTCGGATTAGATATTTTCTTAATGATTACTGCTGGCGCAATATTTAACATCGGCTTTAATTCACTTTTCTTATTATACGCAGGTTCGTTCAACAGAAAAAGAATCGACTTAAATAAAAGTGGATTTGGAAATACACAAGGTACAAGTGCCACACAATTTTTGATTATTATTCCTTTAATGCTCTTGCCAATGTTACTTTTTTGGGTTTTCGACAAGTTTGTTGGTGGAAATTCTGGGTATATTGTTGTTGCAGCAATTGGTGTTATCGGCTTGCTTTGTAAAAAATATGCACTCAATTTTATAGAAAGAAAGTATATAGAAAATAAATATGTTATGATTAACGCTTTTGGAAAAGAAGCATAG
- a CDS encoding ABC transporter ATP-binding protein gives MITIDTISKKYGKAEVLNVEKVDIPTGQSFGLVGNNGAGKTTLFNILLDLIRPTTGSVTNNNIVVSKSEDWKNFTGSFIDESFLITYLTPEEYFDFIGDLRGMNKADVASFIAQFEDFFNGEIIGKKKYLRDLSKGNQKKAGIVAAMMGNPKVVILDEPFANLDPTTQIRLKQMIKKLTENKEVTVLVSSHDLTHVTEVCERIVVLDKGTVVKDIKTSEETLKELESYFAL, from the coding sequence ATGATTACAATAGATACAATTTCAAAAAAATACGGAAAAGCAGAAGTTTTAAATGTAGAAAAAGTAGACATACCAACAGGACAAAGTTTTGGTTTGGTAGGAAACAACGGTGCAGGAAAAACAACATTATTCAACATACTTTTAGATTTAATTAGACCAACAACAGGCTCGGTTACGAACAACAATATTGTAGTTAGTAAAAGTGAAGATTGGAAAAATTTTACAGGTTCTTTTATCGATGAATCTTTTCTAATTACTTATTTAACACCAGAAGAATATTTCGATTTTATTGGTGATTTAAGAGGAATGAACAAAGCAGATGTTGCTAGTTTTATTGCTCAGTTTGAAGATTTCTTTAACGGAGAAATTATTGGGAAGAAGAAATATTTAAGAGATTTAAGTAAAGGAAATCAGAAAAAAGCAGGAATTGTGGCTGCAATGATGGGAAATCCGAAAGTTGTAATCTTAGATGAACCTTTTGCGAATCTAGATCCAACTACACAGATTCGATTAAAACAAATGATTAAAAAACTAACAGAAAATAAAGAAGTTACTGTTTTAGTTTCTAGTCACGATTTAACACACGTAACCGAAGTATGCGAGCGTATTGTGGTTTTAGATAAAGGAACTGTGGTAAAAGACATTAAAACATCCGAAGAAACGCTAAAAGAATTAGAAAGTTATTTTGCTTTGTAG
- a CDS encoding lipopolysaccharide assembly protein LapB: protein MKHIKKILLFTVLFGTIYACSTKKDTVISRNYHALTSHFNILFNGEEAFKKGIEEINQGYKDDWFLQLPIEPIVFDDRKIAAPTFKNNAPGAGFGEKEEITETQASGPFEKAEEKAVKAIQRHGMNINGLERNRQIDDAYLLLGKARYYSQRFIPAVEAFNYVIANYPDANLIAETKIWRAKANIRMNNEEFAIETMKLLLVVTDTLEVDLADEIKEQANTALAMAYVQTDSLQKAKKHLTLAIRTQKNKEQAARNMFVLGQLYANENKKDSAAVVFNRLTAFRKAPYKYKIHANIELAKNASNDSLSSSILTRLEKLIKDRDNRPYLDQLYYQVGVLHEKNDSISLALDYFNRSLRAKNGEDKQKSFTYENLGDIYFKNSEYQYASSYYDSVLEVSKDSLDLRIRRVKRKHKNLASLIKFEEVVAVNDSIIRIASLSKTAQASFFQNYIENLKKKDEEAAQLRLNQIAFGGTNNSLQSVNKGKWYFYNTQTLGFGKTEFQKTWGTRKLEDNWRWSASVTFSGTNKDSVATIVKDTRYDLASYLETIPTEKQKIDTLKIDRNQALYELGLIYKEQFKNPKLAIERLERVSTLNPRKELVLPINWHLYQVYKNLSENEKANLYKNIILTEHSNTVFAQLIKNPEKKFEEDVTVNEVEQSYKKIYYLYKKGEYKKVLVSVNEVLPTITNSKLKPKFELLKAYAIGKYLDRKIYKKALEFVAINYGNTEEGKKAKEILKKLNK, encoded by the coding sequence ATGAAACACATCAAAAAAATACTTCTTTTTACGGTTCTTTTCGGAACAATATATGCCTGTAGCACAAAAAAAGATACTGTTATCAGTAGAAACTACCATGCATTAACTTCACATTTTAATATTTTATTCAATGGTGAAGAAGCTTTTAAAAAAGGAATAGAAGAGATTAATCAAGGTTATAAAGATGATTGGTTTTTGCAATTACCTATAGAACCAATTGTGTTTGATGATCGTAAAATTGCTGCACCAACCTTTAAAAACAATGCTCCGGGAGCAGGTTTTGGTGAAAAAGAAGAAATTACAGAAACCCAAGCATCTGGTCCTTTTGAGAAAGCAGAAGAAAAAGCAGTAAAGGCAATTCAGAGGCATGGTATGAATATAAATGGTTTAGAAAGAAACCGTCAAATAGATGATGCTTATTTGTTGTTAGGAAAAGCACGTTATTATTCACAACGTTTTATTCCTGCGGTAGAAGCTTTTAATTATGTTATAGCAAATTACCCCGATGCAAACTTAATTGCTGAAACAAAAATTTGGCGTGCAAAAGCCAACATTAGAATGAATAATGAAGAGTTTGCTATCGAAACCATGAAGCTTTTATTGGTGGTAACAGATACTTTAGAGGTAGACTTGGCAGACGAAATTAAAGAACAAGCAAATACTGCTTTGGCTATGGCTTATGTACAGACAGATAGTTTGCAAAAAGCAAAAAAACATTTAACACTAGCTATTAGAACTCAAAAAAACAAGGAGCAAGCCGCAAGAAATATGTTTGTTTTAGGGCAGCTGTATGCAAACGAAAATAAAAAAGATTCTGCTGCTGTGGTATTTAATAGATTAACAGCATTTAGAAAAGCACCTTACAAATACAAAATTCATGCAAATATAGAACTCGCAAAAAATGCTTCTAATGATTCACTTTCATCAAGTATTTTAACAAGGTTAGAAAAGTTAATTAAAGACAGAGATAATAGACCTTATCTAGATCAATTATATTACCAAGTTGGTGTTTTGCATGAAAAGAACGATAGCATTTCTTTAGCGTTAGATTATTTCAATAGGTCTTTACGAGCTAAAAATGGAGAAGACAAGCAAAAGAGTTTTACTTATGAGAATTTAGGAGATATTTATTTTAAGAACTCAGAATACCAATATGCAAGCAGTTACTATGACAGTGTTTTAGAGGTTTCTAAAGATAGTTTAGACCTACGTATTAGACGCGTAAAAAGAAAACATAAAAACTTAGCTTCTCTAATTAAATTTGAAGAGGTAGTTGCAGTAAATGATAGTATTATTAGAATAGCATCATTGTCTAAAACAGCACAAGCATCGTTTTTTCAGAATTACATAGAAAACTTAAAAAAGAAAGATGAAGAAGCTGCTCAGTTACGATTGAATCAGATCGCTTTTGGTGGTACAAACAATTCTTTACAATCTGTAAATAAAGGGAAATGGTATTTTTATAATACACAAACATTGGGTTTTGGTAAAACGGAGTTTCAAAAAACATGGGGAACTAGAAAGTTAGAAGACAATTGGCGTTGGTCTGCAAGCGTAACTTTTAGTGGCACAAATAAAGATTCTGTGGCAACTATTGTAAAAGATACGAGGTATGATTTGGCTAGTTATTTAGAAACTATTCCAACAGAAAAGCAAAAAATAGACACTTTAAAGATAGATAGAAATCAGGCTTTGTATGAGTTAGGTTTAATTTATAAAGAGCAGTTTAAGAATCCTAAATTGGCAATTGAAAGGCTAGAAAGAGTATCAACATTAAACCCAAGAAAAGAATTGGTGCTTCCAATTAACTGGCATTTATACCAAGTTTATAAAAATTTAAGCGAAAATGAAAAGGCGAACCTTTATAAAAATATAATTCTTACCGAGCACTCAAATACTGTTTTTGCTCAGCTTATTAAAAATCCTGAGAAAAAGTTTGAAGAAGATGTAACCGTGAATGAGGTAGAACAATCTTATAAGAAAATATATTATTTATATAAAAAAGGCGAGTACAAAAAAGTACTGGTAAGTGTAAACGAGGTACTGCCAACAATTACCAACTCTAAATTAAAACCGAAATTCGAGCTTTTAAAGGCATATGCTATAGGTAAATATTTAGATAGAAAAATTTATAAAAAAGCATTAGAGTTTGTTGCTATTAACTATGGAAACACAGAAGAAGGAAAGAAAGCAAAAGAAATTTTAAAAAAATTAAACAAATAA
- a CDS encoding polymer-forming cytoskeletal protein, producing MFNSKDKKQEKQKGKPRTMERNVIAKNSTFVGDIISDGDFRIDGVLEGTLKTKGRVIIGAEGLIKGTVEATNADVEGEFSGQLSVANTLTIKATANISGDVIIGKLSIEPGATFNATCVMKGALKELNKANETKKHAEKTA from the coding sequence ATGTTTAACAGTAAAGATAAAAAACAGGAAAAGCAAAAAGGAAAACCTAGAACTATGGAAAGAAATGTAATTGCAAAAAACTCAACATTTGTAGGGGATATAATTTCAGATGGAGACTTTAGAATAGATGGTGTTTTAGAAGGGACATTAAAAACAAAGGGTAGAGTTATTATTGGGGCAGAGGGGTTAATTAAGGGTACTGTAGAGGCTACAAATGCTGATGTAGAGGGTGAGTTTTCTGGTCAGCTTTCTGTTGCAAACACATTAACAATAAAGGCGACTGCAAATATATCTGGAGACGTAATTATTGGTAAGTTATCTATAGAGCCGGGAGCAACATTTAATGCAACCTGCGTAATGAAAGGTGCTTTAAAAGAATTAAATAAAGCAAATGAAACAAAAAAACACGCAGAAAAAACCGCTTAA
- a CDS encoding AtpZ/AtpI family protein, which yields MKQKNTQKKPLNKAIQLSGAGLQMGLTIYLGFLLGEWLDKKFTTTFLTATITLIAVFIATYALIKQANKIND from the coding sequence ATGAAACAAAAAAACACGCAGAAAAAACCGCTTAATAAAGCCATTCAACTTTCTGGAGCAGGGTTGCAAATGGGTTTAACTATTTATTTAGGCTTTCTTTTAGGAGAATGGTTAGATAAAAAATTTACAACTACTTTTTTAACGGCAACAATTACATTAATTGCCGTTTTTATAGCAACGTACGCACTTATTAAACAAGCAAATAAAATAAATGATTAA
- a CDS encoding DUF6168 family protein translates to MIKRVLSILLVFITLYFIGMYMHTEILENKGITVPFSIKKLYQFHAGFSILVCINLVLLNSVNKLLEQLGFIYLGTMLIKIVLFSATFYQAIIKGENLIMAAKLSLLVPTFIFLLTEVFFVVKILNRKH, encoded by the coding sequence ATGATTAAAAGGGTTTTAAGTATACTTTTAGTTTTTATTACTTTATACTTTATTGGTATGTATATGCATACTGAAATTTTAGAAAATAAAGGAATAACGGTTCCTTTTTCCATAAAGAAATTGTATCAATTTCATGCAGGTTTTTCTATTCTAGTTTGTATTAACTTAGTACTCTTAAACTCTGTTAATAAGTTGCTAGAACAACTAGGTTTTATATACTTAGGAACCATGTTAATAAAAATTGTGTTGTTTTCTGCAACCTTTTACCAAGCTATAATTAAAGGGGAAAACCTAATAATGGCGGCAAAATTATCACTATTAGTACCCACGTTTATTTTTTTATTAACAGAAGTGTTTTTTGTTGTAAAAATATTGAACAGAAAGCATTAA
- the atpB gene encoding F0F1 ATP synthase subunit A, with protein MKIAQKTIKFLTIAVIAVITSTTFASEADKKDHPQKDGGEVNTQAEVKAYIKHHLKDSHDFTFFSYSTDSGERKHFGFSLPVILWSSEGLVAFMSSEFHHNDDGHVVVEKKGLKFAKIHSQIYEIDKGATVVSFDEAHHATNAHKTLDFSITKSVVGILFAGLLMFLGFSRLAKQYKTREVPKGFGRVLEPLVIYVRDEIARPNIGEKKYKKFMSFLLTVFFFIWILNLLGLTPLGFNVTGQIAVTVCLALFTMVIYLTNGSRDFWAHTLWMPGVPYVLRPILAVIELAGFVLIKPFSLLVRLFANITAGHFVVMSLIALMVTMKEAFGPVASTGMSLALALFIMVIEILVAFLQAFIFTMLSSLFIGMAVEEHEHH; from the coding sequence ATGAAGATTGCACAAAAAACAATCAAGTTTCTTACAATAGCAGTAATAGCGGTTATTACAAGTACAACTTTTGCATCAGAAGCAGACAAAAAAGACCATCCCCAAAAAGATGGTGGAGAGGTAAATACTCAAGCAGAAGTAAAAGCTTACATTAAACACCACCTTAAAGATTCTCACGACTTTACGTTTTTCTCGTATTCGACAGATTCAGGAGAAAGAAAGCATTTTGGTTTTTCTTTACCAGTAATTTTATGGTCAAGTGAAGGTTTGGTTGCTTTTATGTCATCAGAATTTCATCATAATGATGATGGTCATGTCGTTGTAGAGAAGAAAGGATTAAAATTCGCGAAGATTCATAGCCAGATTTATGAAATAGATAAAGGAGCTACAGTTGTTTCTTTTGACGAAGCACATCACGCAACAAATGCACATAAAACTTTAGATTTTTCAATTACAAAAAGTGTTGTAGGTATTTTATTTGCAGGTCTTTTAATGTTTTTAGGATTCTCTAGATTAGCAAAACAATATAAAACAAGAGAAGTGCCAAAAGGTTTCGGACGTGTTTTAGAGCCTTTAGTAATTTATGTTAGAGACGAAATAGCAAGACCAAATATTGGCGAAAAGAAATATAAAAAGTTCATGAGCTTTTTATTAACCGTGTTTTTCTTTATTTGGATTCTAAACTTATTAGGTTTAACTCCATTAGGTTTTAATGTAACAGGGCAAATTGCAGTAACAGTTTGTTTGGCATTATTTACGATGGTAATTTACTTAACAAACGGTAGTAGAGATTTCTGGGCACATACATTATGGATGCCAGGTGTACCTTATGTTTTAAGACCAATATTAGCAGTAATAGAATTGGCAGGTTTTGTTTTAATTAAACCATTTTCATTACTAGTACGTTTATTTGCAAACATTACAGCAGGTCACTTTGTTGTTATGAGTTTAATTGCATTAATGGTTACCATGAAAGAAGCATTCGGGCCCGTAGCGTCTACAGGAATGTCTTTAGCATTGGCATTGTTTATCATGGTAATTGAAATTTTAGTAGCCTTTTTACAAGCATTTATTTTTACGATGTTATCATCGTTATTTATTGGTATGGCTGTTGAAGAACATGAGCATCATTAA
- the atpE gene encoding ATP synthase F0 subunit C, translating into MYNLIGAGLIVIGGGIGLGQIGGKAMESIARQPEAAGKIQTAMIIIGALLEGLAFGALILGGN; encoded by the coding sequence ATGTACAATTTAATTGGAGCAGGATTAATCGTAATCGGAGGAGGAATTGGATTAGGTCAAATCGGTGGTAAAGCAATGGAAAGTATTGCTCGTCAACCTGAAGCAGCTGGTAAAATTCAAACTGCAATGATCATCATTGGTGCCTTATTAGAAGGTTTAGCATTTGGTGCATTAATCTTAGGAGGGAACTAA
- a CDS encoding F0F1 ATP synthase subunit B translates to METLLNDFSPGLFFMQLVILIILIFLMKKFAWKPILNSLEERETGIEDALKAAENARKEMQNLQADNDRLIKEARAERDAMMKEAREIKDNIISEAKEDAKEVTSALIEKAQASIQQEKQAALAEIKKSVAELSIGIAETVIKKELSNKKDQLELVEGILKDVTLN, encoded by the coding sequence ATGGAAACTTTATTAAACGATTTTTCACCAGGGTTGTTCTTTATGCAACTTGTTATCTTAATAATTTTAATATTTTTGATGAAAAAATTTGCTTGGAAGCCAATTTTGAATTCATTAGAAGAAAGAGAAACAGGTATCGAAGATGCATTAAAAGCTGCTGAAAACGCACGTAAAGAAATGCAAAATCTGCAAGCAGATAATGATAGGTTAATCAAAGAAGCTAGAGCAGAAAGAGATGCAATGATGAAGGAAGCTAGAGAAATTAAAGACAATATAATTTCTGAAGCAAAAGAAGATGCAAAAGAAGTTACCTCTGCTTTAATAGAAAAAGCGCAAGCATCTATTCAGCAAGAAAAGCAAGCAGCTTTAGCAGAAATTAAGAAAAGCGTTGCAGAATTATCTATTGGTATTGCGGAAACTGTAATTAAGAAAGAATTATCTAACAAGAAAGATCAACTAGAATTAGTTGAAGGAATCTTAAAAGATGTTACTTTAAACTAA
- the atpH gene encoding ATP synthase F1 subunit delta, giving the protein MKDARAALRYAKAILNLATDSKSETAVNDDMSLIAATIAENKDLEVMLRSPIVKATDKINVLNALFEGKVNNITLGMFHLLKDNKRIAMLDAIARKYAIVFDHLKHTQVAVVTTAVALTEEVEKLVSDKIVSLTGQKANLENVINPAILGGFILRVGDVQYDASISNYLNELRKEFDNSHFIPKI; this is encoded by the coding sequence ATGAAAGACGCAAGAGCAGCATTACGTTACGCCAAAGCAATCTTAAATCTTGCAACAGACTCTAAGTCTGAAACTGCAGTAAATGATGATATGTCATTAATAGCTGCTACTATTGCTGAGAATAAAGACTTAGAAGTAATGTTAAGAAGTCCTATTGTAAAAGCAACAGATAAAATAAATGTATTAAATGCATTGTTTGAAGGTAAGGTAAATAACATTACCTTAGGCATGTTTCATTTATTGAAAGACAATAAAAGAATAGCAATGTTAGATGCTATTGCTAGAAAATATGCAATTGTTTTTGATCACTTAAAACATACGCAAGTTGCAGTAGTTACTACAGCAGTTGCTTTAACAGAAGAGGTAGAGAAGTTAGTTTCAGACAAAATTGTATCTTTAACTGGTCAAAAAGCAAATCTAGAAAACGTTATAAATCCAGCTATTTTAGGCGGTTTTATTTTACGCGTTGGAGATGTGCAATATGACGCAAGTATCTCTAATTATTTAAACGAATTAAGAAAGGAATTTGACAATAGTCATTTCATTCCAAAAATTTAA
- the atpA gene encoding F0F1 ATP synthase subunit alpha: MASIKPAEVSAILKQQLTNFETKATLNEVGTVLQVGDGIARVYGLSNVQYGELVEFEDGLEGIVLNLEEDNVGVVLLGASTAIREGSTVKRTERIASLKTGEGIVGRVVDTLGNPIDGKGPIEGTTYEMPLERRAPGVIYREPVTEPLQTGIKSIDAMIPVGRGQRELIIGDRQTGKSTVALDTILNQKEFYDAGEPVYCIYVAIGQKASTVAAIANMLEEKGAMAYTTIVAANASDPAAMQVYAPFAGAAIGEFFRDSGRPALIVFDDLSKQAVAYREISLLLRRPPGREAYPGDVFYLHSRLLERAAKVINDDKIASEMNDLPDSMRGIVKGGGSLTALPIIETQAGDVSAYIPTNVISITDGQIFLDGDLFNSGVRPAINVGISVSRVGGNAQIKAMKKVSGTLKLDQAQYRELEAFAKFGSDLDAATMSVISKGQRNVEILKQAQNDPFSVEDQIAIIYAGSKNLLKDVPVNQVKKFEKEYIDYLNAKHRDTLNVLKSGKLTPETISVLEAAASKISKHFA, translated from the coding sequence ATGGCAAGTATTAAACCAGCTGAAGTATCAGCAATTTTAAAGCAACAGTTAACAAATTTCGAAACGAAAGCTACTTTAAATGAAGTAGGAACTGTTTTACAAGTAGGTGATGGTATCGCACGTGTTTACGGTCTATCTAATGTTCAATATGGTGAATTAGTAGAATTCGAAGACGGATTAGAAGGTATCGTATTAAACTTAGAAGAAGACAATGTAGGTGTTGTATTATTAGGTGCTTCAACTGCAATTAGAGAAGGTTCTACTGTAAAACGTACAGAAAGAATTGCTTCTTTAAAAACAGGTGAAGGAATTGTAGGGCGTGTTGTAGATACTTTAGGTAACCCAATTGATGGTAAAGGACCGATTGAAGGAACTACTTATGAAATGCCTTTAGAGCGTAGAGCGCCAGGTGTTATCTATAGAGAACCGGTTACAGAGCCATTACAAACTGGTATTAAATCTATTGATGCAATGATTCCTGTTGGTAGAGGGCAACGTGAGTTAATTATTGGAGACAGACAAACAGGTAAATCTACAGTTGCTTTAGATACTATTTTAAATCAAAAAGAATTTTACGATGCTGGCGAGCCAGTATACTGTATATACGTTGCTATCGGTCAGAAAGCTTCTACAGTTGCAGCAATTGCAAACATGTTAGAAGAAAAAGGCGCAATGGCTTACACTACAATCGTAGCAGCAAATGCATCAGATCCTGCAGCAATGCAAGTATATGCACCATTTGCTGGAGCTGCTATTGGAGAGTTTTTTAGAGATTCTGGAAGACCAGCTTTAATTGTTTTTGATGACTTATCTAAACAAGCTGTTGCATACCGTGAAATTTCTTTATTATTAAGAAGACCACCGGGGCGTGAAGCGTATCCTGGAGATGTATTTTACTTACACTCAAGATTATTAGAAAGAGCTGCAAAAGTTATTAATGATGACAAGATTGCAAGTGAAATGAACGATTTACCAGATTCTATGAGAGGAATTGTAAAAGGTGGAGGTTCTTTAACTGCATTGCCAATTATTGAAACACAAGCAGGTGATGTATCAGCATATATTCCAACAAACGTAATTTCGATTACAGATGGACAAATTTTCTTAGATGGAGATTTATTTAACTCTGGTGTTCGTCCGGCAATTAACGTAGGTATTTCTGTATCTCGTGTTGGTGGTAACGCTCAGATCAAAGCAATGAAAAAAGTATCTGGTACTTTAAAATTAGATCAAGCTCAGTATCGTGAATTAGAAGCGTTTGCTAAGTTTGGTTCAGATTTAGATGCTGCAACTATGAGTGTAATTTCTAAAGGACAACGTAATGTTGAAATTTTAAAGCAAGCTCAAAATGATCCTTTCTCAGTAGAAGATCAAATTGCAATTATCTATGCAGGTTCTAAGAACTTGTTAAAAGATGTTCCTGTGAATCAAGTAAAAAAATTCGAGAAAGAATATATCGATTACTTAAACGCAAAGCATAGAGATACTTTAAATGTATTAAAATCTGGTAAATTAACACCAGAAACAATTTCTGTTTTAGAAGCAGCAGCAAGTAAGATATCGAAGCACTTTGCTTAA
- the atpG gene encoding ATP synthase F1 subunit gamma yields MANLKEIRNRITSIKSTMQITSAMKMVSAAKLKKAQDAITAMRPYSSKLTELLQNLSATSDSDAGGAYSKEREVSKVLLVVITSNRGLCGGFNSSITKTTVRTIEEKYSNVEVDLFAIGKKGGDVLSKQYSIVATRNDLFDDLTFNNVAAVAEKLMEMYIDGSYDKIELIYNQFKNAATQLPQVEQFLPIKPIEDGDVNTANSDYLFEPSKEEIVEALIPKSLKTQLYKAIRDSFASEHGARMTAMHKATDNATDLRDELLLTYNKARQAAITNEILEIVGGAEALNN; encoded by the coding sequence ATGGCAAACTTAAAAGAAATACGTAATAGAATTACCTCTATTAAATCGACAATGCAGATTACATCTGCCATGAAAATGGTATCTGCTGCAAAGTTGAAAAAAGCACAAGATGCAATTACGGCAATGAGACCCTATTCATCTAAACTAACTGAGTTGTTGCAGAATTTAAGCGCAACATCAGACAGTGATGCTGGTGGAGCATATTCAAAAGAAAGAGAGGTTTCTAAAGTTCTATTAGTAGTTATTACTTCTAATAGAGGTTTATGTGGTGGTTTTAATTCATCTATCACTAAAACAACTGTAAGAACAATTGAAGAAAAATACAGTAATGTTGAAGTAGATTTATTTGCTATCGGTAAAAAAGGTGGTGATGTTTTATCTAAACAATACAGTATTGTAGCTACAAGAAATGATCTATTTGATGATTTAACTTTTAATAATGTAGCAGCAGTTGCAGAAAAGTTAATGGAAATGTATATTGATGGTTCTTATGATAAAATAGAGCTTATTTACAATCAGTTTAAGAATGCAGCAACTCAATTGCCACAAGTAGAGCAATTTCTACCTATCAAACCAATTGAAGATGGAGATGTAAATACAGCAAACTCAGATTACCTTTTCGAGCCTTCTAAAGAGGAAATTGTGGAAGCTTTGATTCCTAAATCTTTAAAAACTCAATTATACAAAGCTATTAGAGATAGTTTTGCTTCTGAACACGGAGCAAGAATGACTGCAATGCACAAGGCAACGGATAATGCTACAGATTTAAGAGACGAATTGTTGTTAACATATAACAAAGCACGTCAAGCAGCAATTACCAATGAAATTCTAGAAATTGTTGGTGGTGCAGAAGCTTTAAATAATTAA
- a CDS encoding RNA polymerase sigma factor, whose translation MFFIGCCCLKNKEDAKYTIQDAFLKGFLGLNSYKDKTSFGSWLKRIVINTCIDKLRNIK comes from the coding sequence ATGTTTTTTATTGGTTGTTGTTGTCTGAAAAATAAAGAGGATGCAAAATACACTATACAAGATGCTTTTCTGAAGGGTTTTTTAGGTTTAAATTCTTATAAAGATAAGACAAGCTTTGGTTCTTGGTTAAAAAGGATTGTTATTAACACCTGTATAGATAAGTTAAGGAATATTAAATAA